Below is a window of Dehalococcoidia bacterium DNA.
CCCTTCCCACCACCCGGCCCCCGCGCACGAAGAGCCTCGGCACCCTGGGACCGATGCCGCACAGGATCTCGTAGCTGATGGTGTCGCAGAGGGCAGCCATCTCCTCGGCCCGCAGCTCCTCCTCGCCCTGGCGGCCTATGATGACCACCTCGTCGCCCACGGCCACGTCGGGGACTTCCGTCACGTCTACCATGCACATGTCCATGCACACTCGGCCTATGACGGGCACGCGACGCCCCCTGACCAGCATCCACCCGCGGTTGGACAGGACGCGGGGGAGGCCGTCGGCGTATCCGCAGGTGACCAGCCCCACGAGACTGCGCCGGCGAGCCCGCCATGTCCGACCGTAGCTCACCGACTCCCCTGGCTCCAGCCAGGTGAGGCGCACGATACGGGACTTGAGGGAGAGGACCGGCCGCAACTCCACGTCCGAGCGGGGGCCGGCGGGATAGCAGCCGTAGATCCCCACTCCCGGGCGCACCATCTCCAGGCTCATCTCGGGGGTGTCCAATATGGTAGCGGTATTAGAGACGTGGCGCACGGGCACCCAGTCCAGCTCAGCCGCCACCGACAGGAAAAGCCTGTATTGCTCCAGGGTGTAGGTCTTGTCGCCGTCCTCAGCGCTGGCGAAGTGGGTGAACAGGCCCTCCAGCCTCAGGGTGGGCACCTGGCGCAGATAGTGGGCCAGGGCGATGGCCTCGCGGGGCGGCAGGCCGAAGCGGTGCAGGCCCGTGTCTACTTTCAGGTGCACCGGCTGCACAACCCCCAGGGCGGCAGCGGCATCGGCCAGGGCCAGCGCCAGCTCGCGACTGGCCACGGTGGGTATGACACTCAGCTCCACCAGCCGACGGGCCTGTGCAGGCTCGCTGGGCCCCATGACCAGGATAGGGGCCTGGATGCCGCCAGCCCGCAGCTCCTCCGCCTCCTCCAGGCAGACCACGCACAGGCCATCGGCCCCTGCCTCCAGGGCAGCGCGGGAGACCGCCAGGGCGCCGTGACCGTAAGCGTTGGCCTTCACCACCGCCCACAGCTGGGCACCCTGGGCACGGGCCTTCAGGACGCGCACATTGTGCTCCAGGGCATCCAGGTCGATCTCTGCCCAGAGGGGACGGCCCTGCCAGAGCCCTAGCTCGCTGATCACCCTCTTTTCCCCTCGTTCTATAACAACGGACGGGACAACCCGCCGGTTCCTCTCGCGTCAGGGCACCAGGGACCACTCTTCCGGCAGACGGTAGCGGAACACCTTTCCCGTGAAGGCCTCGCCATCGAAGACGCGGGCCATGCCCGATCGCCGGATCTCGCGGTAAGTGTTGATGATCTGGATGATGCGCTTGTCGCGCAGGTTGAAGACCACTGCCCCCGCCTTGACCGGCTGGAGGCTCGCCTCTCGGGTCACCTCGTCCACGACCCTGAACACAGGGTGCTGGTAGGGAGGCTTCTGTTCCAGTTCCTGCCGGATGGCCGAGAACTCGTCGCTGGTATTGTGCTCGTCGAACACCGCCAGGCCCGACAGGACGTAGTCCTTCAGGGTGCGGTAGTAAGGGTCGGCCCTGTCCAGCAGCTCCTCCAGGGAGGAGGGATTGGTGGCGCAAGCGGCTACCAGGGCCGGGAGGGCATCGGCATGGGCAATGAAGCTCACCGCACCCTTCTGGTCGATGACGGTGCAGCGGATGACATTCATGCCCGGCAGGCGTCACCTCCGGCCCTTCCTTGAGGGTAGCAACGGCCCCAGGGGCTGTCAACGCGGGAGCAGATACGCCCCCGGCCCCCACGACGGGGGCACTCGAGCTCTGTCCACACTCCATGAACATGTTGTCCAACGGTTGTCCATGTCGTTGACAGGGAGACCAGCCGCAGGTAAGTTGGAGGATGCGCTCGATCGCGCGGAGAGACGATGCCCCTCGTCCGCAGGGCCCCCAGCTCGAGCACTCGCGAGGCCCTGGCCAGGGCCCTGGACGGCACGCCGCCCACCCCTGAGCAGTGCTACGCCCTCATGACTGCCGAGGGGCCCGACCTGGACGCCCTCCTGGAGGCCGCCTCGGCCCTGCGCGACCGCTACAAGGGGCGGGCCGTCACCTACTCGCGCAAGGTCTTCATACCCCTCACCAACCTCTGCCGCGACGTCTGCGCCTACTGCACCTTCGTCAAGCAGCCGGGGGAGGCAGGCGCCCACACCATGACCCCCGACGAGGTGGTGGCTGTGGCCAGGGCTGGCCAGCTCCTGGGCTGCAAGGAGGCCCTCTTCTCCCTGGGAGACAAGCCCGAGCTCAAGTACCCCACCTACCGCCGCTGGCTACAGGAGCACGGCTACCGCACGACGCTGGAATACCTGCGGGACATGTGCCAGCTGGTCCTGCGACGCACGGGCCTCCTGCCCCACGCCAACCCGGGCCTCATGACCGAGGACGACATCGCCATGCTGCGGCCCTGCAACGCCTCCATGGGCATCATGCTGGAGAACGTGTCGACGCGGCTGCTGCGCCCCGGCATGCCCCATCACCGCTGCCCCGACAAGGTGCCCGCCCGCCGCCTGGAGACCGTCGAGGCGGCCGGGAGGCAGCGGGTGGCCTTCACCACCGGCATCCTCATCGGCATCGGCGAGACGCCCGAGGAGCGAGTGGACTCCCTCTTCGCCATCCGCCAGCTACACGAGCGTCATGGCCACATCCAGGAGGTCATCGTCCAGAACTTCCGCGCCAAGCCTGACATCCCCATGTGGGAGCATCCCGAGCCAGGCCTGGAGGACATGCTGCGGACCATCGCCGTGGCGCGCCTGGTGCTGCAGGACATAAACCTGCAGGCTCCTCCCAACCTGGCGCCGCGGGAGTACCGCTGGTACCTGCGAGCGGGCATCAACGACTGGGGCGGCATCTCGCCCCTGACACAGGACTTCATCAACCCCGAGGCGCCCTGGCCCAAGCTGCGGGAGCTGCGAGACGTGTGCCGTCAGGAGGGGTTCGAGCTGAGGGAGCGACTGCCCATCTACCCCGAGTATGTGCGGCGGCCCGAGTTCGTGCCCGACGGGCTGCGGCAGCGAGTGGAATCGCTGGTGGACGAGGTCGGCCTGGTGCGGCCCGACAGGGAAGGCCCATACTGAGCCAGGAGGCGTGAGCCATGGCCATAGAAGCCCGAGGGACAGCGGGGCTGCAGCAGATGCGGGGCCTCTGGGAGCGGATGCTGGCCCTGCTGGACCGAGAGGTGGCCCGCATCCTGGAGAAGGCCCTGGCGGGCGATGACATCGACGTGGACGAGGGCACCCGGCTTCTGGAGGCCCAGGGACCGGAGCTGAACGCTATCGTGCTGGTGGCCGACGAGCTGCGCCGGCGACGCGTCGGCGACATCGTCACTTATGTCATCAACCGCAACATCAACTTCACCAACGTCTGCATCAAGCACTGCGGCTTCTGCGCCTTCTCGCGCGACCACCGCGAGGAAGAGGGCTACTTCCTGCCAGTGGAGGAGGTGGTCCGGCGTGCCCGCGAGGCCTGGGAGCTGGGCGCCACCGAGGTGTGCATTCAGGCCGGCCTGCCGCCCAAGATGGACGGCTACTACTACGTGGAGCTGACCAAGGCCATAAAGCGGGAGCTGCCCGATATCCACATCCACGGCTTCTCGCCGGAGGAAGTCCTGTACGGGTCCATCCGCGCTGGCTGCTCCATCGAGGACTACCTGAAGGCCCTCAAAGAGGCAGGGGTGGGCTCCCTGCCCGGCACCTCGGCCGAGATCCTCGACGACGAGGTGCGGCGGCGCATCTCGCCCGGGCGCATCAGCGTGGCCCAGTGGGTGGAGGTCATCACCACCGCCCACCGCCTGGGCATTCCCACTACGGCCACCATCATGTACGGCCACGTGGAGACGGCACGGCACCAGGCGGCCCACATCGCCCTCATTCGCGACATCCAGCGCCAGACGGGCGGCTTCACCGAGTTCGTGCCCCTGTCCTTCGTGCACGAAGAGGCGCCCATGTGGCGCAAGGGGCTGGTGCCCGGCGTGCGCCCGGGCGCCACCGGCGCCGAGGTCGTGAAGATGTACGCCGTCTCCCGCATCATGCTCAACAACTGGATACCCAACCTGCAGGTGTCATGGGTGAAGGAGGGGCCCAAGCTGGCCCAGATCTGCCTCAACGCTGGCTGTAACGACTTCATGGGCACCCTCATCAACGAGTCCATCTCCACGGCGGCGGGCGCCCAGTACGGGCAGCGGATGCGGCCACGGGAGATGCGTCGCCTCATCCGCGACATCGGCCGCATCCCGGCCGAACGGACCACCACCTACCAGATACGCCGCCTCTTCCCGCCCGACCAGGACGATCACTACGACCCGCTGGACCTGCTGGAAGATGACAAGGCAGAGGAGCGGTTCGGCTCCTATCATGCCCTGGTGCGGCGGCAGGACTACCGGTTCCGCGACCTCCGGGAGCTGATCCAGGTGCAGGCGGTGGACAGGCCGCCGCGGCGACAGGGCTGAGCTAGGCCAGCACTCGGTAGACGCGGTCGCCAGGCCGACAGCGGTCGATGACCTTGATGCCCACCCTGGCCCCGGGGCCCGCCTCGGCCACATCTCGACGGTCTATCTGCATGCTCTCCACCACCTGCTCCAGGTCGGTGGTGTGGCCGCGAATGCGGATGCGGTCGCCCACGCGCAAGGGGGCCGTCAGCTCGACGCCGGCGACGCCGATGCGGGCGAAATAGTCCATCACCCTCCCTACCTCTTCCTCCGTCTCCCTTGTCATAGGCATCGCCCCCTCGGCAGAACTGCACTAGCAGTATAGCGGTGCCATCTCGTCGTTGCACCAATGGGAGAACATATGTTCCATTGCTGGCGGTGGTGGCGATGCTGGTGCTCGCCCGTCGGCCGAGGCCCATCCTGCACGTCGATCTGGACTGCTTCTTTGCCGCTGCCGAGGTGGCCCGTCGCCCCCACCTGCGGGGGCAGCCGGTGGTGGTGGGTGGCGGGCCGAGGGGCACCGAGCGCGGCGTCGTGTGTAGCGCTACCTACGAGGCCCGCGCCCTGGGTGTGCGCACGGCCATGCCTTTGGCCCAAGCCCGACGCCTCTGCCCCCAGGCGGTCTTCCTGCCGGCCGATATCCCCTATTACGAGTCCCTCTCCCGGCGCTTCCACGCCATCCTCCAGGACTACACCCCCGACGTGGAGCCTCTGGGACTGGACGAGGCCTTCCTGGACCTCACCGGCTGCGACGGCCTCTGGGGAGGGCCGGAGGAGGTGGCGAGGGAGATACGCAGACGGGTGCGCGACGAGCTGTCGCTGACCTGCTCGGTGGGGGTAGCCTCCTCCAAGGTGGTGGCCAAGGTGGCGTCGGACATGTCCAAGCCCGACGGCCTGCTGGCGGTGCCCATGGGCCAGGAGGCGGCCTTCCTCGCGCTCCTGCCCGTGGCCGCGCTGCCCGGCGTGGGCAGAAAGACGGAGCAGGCCCTGGCCGCCCTGGGCGTCGCCACGGTGGGCGACCTGGCCCGGCTCCCTCGCGAGCTGCTGGTGCGTCGCTTCGGCGTCCGCGGGCACGTCCTGTGGCTGCACGCCCGCGGCCTGGACCCCGGGCCGGTGCAGCCCCTGCCAGCAGCCAAGTCCATGGGGCGAGAGGCCACCCTGCCCTACGACGTCTCCTCGGCCGCAGCGGTCAAGGCGGTGCTGCGCCTGCACGCCGAACGCATCGGCGCCCGCTTGCGGGAGGAGGGGCAGAAGGCCCGCTGCCTCACCCTGAAGCTGCGCTTCTCCGACATGGCCTCGGCCTCCGCCTCCCTCTCCCTGGCCACACCCACCTACGCGGACCAGGTCCTGTTCGAGGCCGCCTGTCGCCTGCTGCCCCGCGTGTGGCGACCGCCTGGCCGACCCGTTCGACTGGTAGGCCTCAGCGCCTCGCAACTGGTCTCCGCCTCGCAATTGCTGCTCCCCCTGGCCGTGGACGGCGCTCGCGACCCCGTATGGAGGTGGGAGAGCCTGTCCCGCTGGACCGACTGGCTGCGTCAGCGCCACGGCGATGGGGTCCTGCAGACGGGACATACGCGCTTCGCGCCCATCCTGGCCCGCCTGCAAGTCCGCTGACGCAGCCCTGGCCCGCCCCTGCTTCAGGCGCCATAATGGGAAACAGACGCCTTATGCAGCACTGGCGGTACCTCCATCGGGCCCTGCGGGTGGCTCTCCTGGCGGCCCGCATCTACCTGGGCTACAAACTGATCTCCCTTCGGCAGAGGTGGCTGGGGCTGGGAGAGGAGGCGGCCGAAGCGCTGCGCCGCGCCCACCACACCGCCAGCGCCCGACGCATCTACGAGCTGGCCGTACGCCTGCAAGGCCCCACCATCAAGCTGGCACAGGTCATAGGCAGCCGGCCCGACCTGGTACCCGACGAGTACGTGCAGGTGCTGTCGCGACTGCAGGACAAGGTGCCACCGCGGCCCTACGCCGTGGTGCGCCAGGTCCTGGAGCGGGAGCTGGGCCGCCCGGAAGAGGTCTTCGCCGAGTTCGATCCCGAGCCCATCGCCGCCGCCACCTGGGCACAGGTGCACCGCGCTCGCCTGCATGACGGGCGCCAGGTGGCGGTGAAGGTGCAGTACCCCGACCTGGACGGCGTCGTCGCCGTGGACATGTCCACCCTGCGCTTCCTGCTGTCAGTGCTCAACCGCCTGGAGCGAGGCCTGGACTTCATGCCCATCGTCGACGAGCTGCAGGAGTTCATCCCCCTCGAGCTGGACTTCCGGCGGGAAGCCGAGAACGCCGAGACCATGGCCAGCATCTTCGCCGACTGGCCCAACGTCGTGGTGCCGTCCGTGTTCCGGGACTACAGCACCCGCCGCGTTCTGGTGCTGGAGTACGTGGAGGGGACCAAGGTCAGCGATGTAGCCGCCATGCAGCGGGCCGGCGTCGACCCTCAGGAGGTAGCCCAGCTCCTGCTGGAGGTCTACTGCCACCAGATCCTGGTGCATGGTTTCTTCAACGCCGATCCCCACCCGGGCAACTTCCTGGTCCAGCCCGGCCCCAGGCTGGTGCTGCTGGACTTCGGGCTCTGCCGTCGCCTTCCCCCCGAGTTCCACCGCGGCTACCTGCGGCTGACCAGGGCCATGCTGACGGGGGAGAGCGAGGAGCTGGTGCAGGCCTTCGCCGACCTGGGCTTCCGCACCCAGCGCTGGGACCCGTCCCTGCTGCTGGCCTTTCGCGAGGCCTTCCTCGCTGGAGCGCGCCCCGGCTATGCCTACGCCGACGGCGAGCTGGTGGCCGAGGCCAACGCCCGCCTGCTGCGCCTCTTCCGCCAGAACCCGCTGGTGAGCTACCCGCGGGAGGTGGTGCTGATAATGCGAGCGGTGGGACTATTGAGCGGCCTGGGGCGCTACCTGGACTCGCGGGCCGACTGGATCGGCCTCACCCTGCGCTATCTCCCGTCAGAGGCGGCATGATACGGCAGTCCCTGCCCCAGGACGTCACGAGGCCCGTCCCTGCCCCATATGGGGCTTTGGCGGGGCCGCGACAACGGCCATTTGTGACGCTTGACACGAGCGCCTATGCGGTTGTAATATCTCATATGACCTGGTGACGAAGGATAAATTCTGGAGGATTGGCGAGGTTTTGTCGTGGCGACTAAGACGGCGAGCGAAGCTACCGAGACCAGGCCCACGCGCTGGCTGACCCTGGGCGAGGCCTGCAAGCTGCTGGGCGTCAACGAGTCCACCCTGCGGCGCTGGGCAGACGCCGGCCATGTGCGCTCCTTCCGCACACCGGGCGGCCACCGCCGTTTCTCGGAGGAGGACCTGCGCGCCCTGATCGAGGGTCACACGGCCGAGCGCCGCGCCTCCTATCGCGACCTGGGGCAGCTGGCCCTGGCCCGCATACGCCGCCGGCTGCAGAGGGGTCGCGCCCAGGCCGCCGAGTGGTACACCAACTTGCCCGAGGCCGCCCGCGAGCGGCTGCGGCCTCTCGGCCGCCGCCTGGTGGCACTGGTATCGGACTACCTGGGCCGAGGCTCCCAGAGGGGCCGCCTGCTGGAGGAGGCGCGAGAGGTAGCCCTGGAATACGGGCGCGAGCTCAAAGGGGAAGGGGTTCCCCTCAGGGCTGCTCTGGAGGCCTTCGTCTTCTTCCGTCGCGGCCTCACCGACTCGGCAGTGGAGCTGTGCCAGCGCAACAACCTCTCGGCCGAGGAGGCAGTGGAGGTCTGGGACCTCCTCTCCACCCTGGCCGACCAGGTGCTGCTGGCGCTGGCCGATGCCTATTCCCAGGACGGCCAGCAGGGCTAGGGGCAGCCGCCATGGGCACGCCCTACTATCCCGTCTATCTCGACCTGCGCGGCCGTCCGGTGGTGGTCATAGGTGGCGGCACGGTAGCCCTGGGCAAGGTCCGGGGCCTGCTGGAGGCGGGCGCCCGCGTGACCGTCATCAGTCCCGAACTGCACCCCGAGCTGGCCGAGCTGGCCTCTCGGGGCGAGCTCCACTACCTGCCCCGCGAGTACCAGCCGGGCGACCTGGAGGGGTATGTCCTGGCCTTCGTGGCCACCGACGACCGTTCCGTCAACGCCCAGGTGGCCCGAGAAGGCAAAGAGCGGCGGGTCTGGGTCAATGCCGTGGACGACCCTCCCAACTGTGACTTCATCATGCCCGCCATCGTTCGCAAGGGCAACATCACCATCGCCATCTCCACCGGCGGGGGCAGCCCTGCGGCCGCCCGCAAGCTGCGGGAGGAGCTGGAGCGAATGCTGGGCGACGAGTACGCCCTGATGCTGGACGTGGCCAGCGAGGTGCGCCAGGAGCTGCGTGCCCGCGGCATCATGCCCGACCCCGAGGTCTGGAACCGCGCCCTGGACGAGACCCTCCTCTCCCTCCTGCGGGAAGGCCGACGGGAGGAGGCCAAAGAGCGCCTGCGCCGCTCACTGCTATCGGCGGCGGAGGCGGTCCATGAAAGTTAAGGCGCCCGTCATCGCCCTGGCCGGCATAAGCCACCACACCGCCCCGGTGGAGGAGCGGGAGGCCCTGGCCTTCTCCACCGGCGAGCTACGAGCTGCCCTCCCTCGCCTCAAGCAGGAGCTGGGGGCCGCCGTCATCCTGTCCACCTGCAACCGCACCGAACTCTACACCGTCGTCGGCGCCGCCGAGGACGCCTGCCGTCTGGTGCCCCTGCTTTTGAGGCTGCGCGGGGCCCGCGTGGACCCCTCCCGCTTCTACGTGCTCACAGGGCTGGAGGCGGTCCGACACCTCTACCGGGTGGCCGCCGGCCTGGACTCGATGGTGGTTGGCGAGAGCCAGATCCAGGGGCAGGTGAGGGACGCCTTCTCCCTGGCCACCGACGCCGACTGCGTCAACGGCCTCCTCTCGCGCCTGTTCCACACGGCCCTGGCAGTGGGGAAGCGAGCCCGCCGCGAGACGTCCATCGGCCGTTGGGCGGCCTCGGTGGGTAGCGCCGCCGTGGCCCTGGCCCGACAGGTCCTGATGGGGCTGGAGGGCCGCACGGTCCTGGTGGTTAGCGCTGGAGCCACCGGCAAGCTGGCGGCCCGTGCCCTGACCGAGGCCGGGGCCGCCCGGGTGCTGGTGACCAACCGTACCTATGCCCGGGCGGTGGAGGTTGCACGGTCCCTGGGGGGCCAGCCGGTCCCCTTTTCGCGACTGCCGGAGGCCCTGGCCCAGGCCGACATAGTCATCAGCGCCACCGGTGCCCAGGGCTTCGTGCTGGGACCCCAGCAGGTAGCTCCCGCCCTGGCCGGACGGGATGGACGCCCCCTGGTGTTCATCGACCTGGCTGTGCCCCGGGACGTGGATCCGGCTGTGGGCGAACTGGAAGGAGTCCACCTCTACGACATCGACGACTTGCAGGAGGTGGCGGCCCCCCAGGGCACCCACCTGCGCGACCTGCGCAGGGCCGAGGCCATCGTCGAGGAGGAGGTGGCCCGCTTCCAGGAATGGTGGCAGTCGCTGGACGTGGTGCCTGTCATCGCCG
It encodes the following:
- the alr gene encoding alanine racemase codes for the protein MISELGLWQGRPLWAEIDLDALEHNVRVLKARAQGAQLWAVVKANAYGHGALAVSRAALEAGADGLCVVCLEEAEELRAGGIQAPILVMGPSEPAQARRLVELSVIPTVASRELALALADAAAALGVVQPVHLKVDTGLHRFGLPPREAIALAHYLRQVPTLRLEGLFTHFASAEDGDKTYTLEQYRLFLSVAAELDWVPVRHVSNTATILDTPEMSLEMVRPGVGIYGCYPAGPRSDVELRPVLSLKSRIVRLTWLEPGESVSYGRTWRARRRSLVGLVTCGYADGLPRVLSNRGWMLVRGRRVPVIGRVCMDMCMVDVTEVPDVAVGDEVVIIGRQGEEELRAEEMAALCDTISYEILCGIGPRVPRLFVRGGRVVGRELRRPHLQGELGRTAAARVAEAHE
- a CDS encoding helix-turn-helix domain-containing protein; the protein is MATKTASEATETRPTRWLTLGEACKLLGVNESTLRRWADAGHVRSFRTPGGHRRFSEEDLRALIEGHTAERRASYRDLGQLALARIRRRLQRGRAQAAEWYTNLPEAARERLRPLGRRLVALVSDYLGRGSQRGRLLEEAREVALEYGRELKGEGVPLRAALEAFVFFRRGLTDSAVELCQRNNLSAEEAVEVWDLLSTLADQVLLALADAYSQDGQQG
- a CDS encoding ABC1 kinase family protein, whose protein sequence is MQHWRYLHRALRVALLAARIYLGYKLISLRQRWLGLGEEAAEALRRAHHTASARRIYELAVRLQGPTIKLAQVIGSRPDLVPDEYVQVLSRLQDKVPPRPYAVVRQVLERELGRPEEVFAEFDPEPIAAATWAQVHRARLHDGRQVAVKVQYPDLDGVVAVDMSTLRFLLSVLNRLERGLDFMPIVDELQEFIPLELDFRREAENAETMASIFADWPNVVVPSVFRDYSTRRVLVLEYVEGTKVSDVAAMQRAGVDPQEVAQLLLEVYCHQILVHGFFNADPHPGNFLVQPGPRLVLLDFGLCRRLPPEFHRGYLRLTRAMLTGESEELVQAFADLGFRTQRWDPSLLLAFREAFLAGARPGYAYADGELVAEANARLLRLFRQNPLVSYPREVVLIMRAVGLLSGLGRYLDSRADWIGLTLRYLPSEAA
- the cofG gene encoding 7,8-didemethyl-8-hydroxy-5-deazariboflavin synthase CofG, whose translation is MTAEGPDLDALLEAASALRDRYKGRAVTYSRKVFIPLTNLCRDVCAYCTFVKQPGEAGAHTMTPDEVVAVARAGQLLGCKEALFSLGDKPELKYPTYRRWLQEHGYRTTLEYLRDMCQLVLRRTGLLPHANPGLMTEDDIAMLRPCNASMGIMLENVSTRLLRPGMPHHRCPDKVPARRLETVEAAGRQRVAFTTGILIGIGETPEERVDSLFAIRQLHERHGHIQEVIVQNFRAKPDIPMWEHPEPGLEDMLRTIAVARLVLQDINLQAPPNLAPREYRWYLRAGINDWGGISPLTQDFINPEAPWPKLRELRDVCRQEGFELRERLPIYPEYVRRPEFVPDGLRQRVESLVDEVGLVRPDREGPY
- the dinB gene encoding DNA polymerase IV, translated to MVAMLVLARRPRPILHVDLDCFFAAAEVARRPHLRGQPVVVGGGPRGTERGVVCSATYEARALGVRTAMPLAQARRLCPQAVFLPADIPYYESLSRRFHAILQDYTPDVEPLGLDEAFLDLTGCDGLWGGPEEVAREIRRRVRDELSLTCSVGVASSKVVAKVASDMSKPDGLLAVPMGQEAAFLALLPVAALPGVGRKTEQALAALGVATVGDLARLPRELLVRRFGVRGHVLWLHARGLDPGPVQPLPAAKSMGREATLPYDVSSAAAVKAVLRLHAERIGARLREEGQKARCLTLKLRFSDMASASASLSLATPTYADQVLFEAACRLLPRVWRPPGRPVRLVGLSASQLVSASQLLLPLAVDGARDPVWRWESLSRWTDWLRQRHGDGVLQTGHTRFAPILARLQVR
- the hemA gene encoding glutamyl-tRNA reductase, with translation MKVKAPVIALAGISHHTAPVEEREALAFSTGELRAALPRLKQELGAAVILSTCNRTELYTVVGAAEDACRLVPLLLRLRGARVDPSRFYVLTGLEAVRHLYRVAAGLDSMVVGESQIQGQVRDAFSLATDADCVNGLLSRLFHTALAVGKRARRETSIGRWAASVGSAAVALARQVLMGLEGRTVLVVSAGATGKLAARALTEAGAARVLVTNRTYARAVEVARSLGGQPVPFSRLPEALAQADIVISATGAQGFVLGPQQVAPALAGRDGRPLVFIDLAVPRDVDPAVGELEGVHLYDIDDLQEVAAPQGTHLRDLRRAEAIVEEEVARFQEWWQSLDVVPVIAALRQRAEEIRQRELERTLRRLPDLSPEERQRIEAMTMAIVNKLLHRPIARLKDGADIALYREVLSDLFGLSSEQPRK
- the cofH gene encoding 5-amino-6-(D-ribitylamino)uracil--L-tyrosine 4-hydroxyphenyl transferase CofH — translated: MRGLWERMLALLDREVARILEKALAGDDIDVDEGTRLLEAQGPELNAIVLVADELRRRRVGDIVTYVINRNINFTNVCIKHCGFCAFSRDHREEEGYFLPVEEVVRRAREAWELGATEVCIQAGLPPKMDGYYYVELTKAIKRELPDIHIHGFSPEEVLYGSIRAGCSIEDYLKALKEAGVGSLPGTSAEILDDEVRRRISPGRISVAQWVEVITTAHRLGIPTTATIMYGHVETARHQAAHIALIRDIQRQTGGFTEFVPLSFVHEEAPMWRKGLVPGVRPGATGAEVVKMYAVSRIMLNNWIPNLQVSWVKEGPKLAQICLNAGCNDFMGTLINESISTAAGAQYGQRMRPREMRRLIRDIGRIPAERTTTYQIRRLFPPDQDDHYDPLDLLEDDKAEERFGSYHALVRRQDYRFRDLRELIQVQAVDRPPRRQG
- a CDS encoding translation elongation factor-like protein, coding for MTRETEEEVGRVMDYFARIGVAGVELTAPLRVGDRIRIRGHTTDLEQVVESMQIDRRDVAEAGPGARVGIKVIDRCRPGDRVYRVLA
- a CDS encoding bifunctional precorrin-2 dehydrogenase/sirohydrochlorin ferrochelatase — translated: MGTPYYPVYLDLRGRPVVVIGGGTVALGKVRGLLEAGARVTVISPELHPELAELASRGELHYLPREYQPGDLEGYVLAFVATDDRSVNAQVAREGKERRVWVNAVDDPPNCDFIMPAIVRKGNITIAISTGGGSPAAARKLREELERMLGDEYALMLDVASEVRQELRARGIMPDPEVWNRALDETLLSLLREGRREEAKERLRRSLLSAAEAVHES